A single Xenopus laevis strain J_2021 chromosome 3S, Xenopus_laevis_v10.1, whole genome shotgun sequence DNA region contains:
- the slc35a4.S gene encoding SLC35A4 upstream open reading frame protein: protein MADDKGSSKLKDLAFLKGQIEVLQRRLEDEVQAGVAKDGSFLSSPFLKGFLAGYVVAKLRTSAVLGFVIGTCSGIYAAQSYAVPNVEKTIKDYLSSLRKGPD from the exons ATGGCGGATGACAAG GGCTCCTCAAAGCTGAAGGATCTTGCCTTTCTGAAGGGTCAGATAGAAGTTCTGCAGCGCAGGCTAGAAGATGAGGTACAAGCCGGAGTGGCAAAA GATGGTTCATTTTTGAGCTCTCCATTTCTGAAGGGATTCCTGGCTGGATACGTTGTTGCCAAACTGCGAACCTCTGCTGTTCTGGGATTTGTGATCGGAACCTGCAGTGGTATTTATGCAGCTCAGTCATACGCTGTGCCAAATGTTGAGAAAACCATCAAAGACTACCTTAGCTCTCTGAGAAAGGGACCTGATTAA
- the LOC121393079 gene encoding probable UDP-sugar transporter protein SLC35A4: protein MYSINVEPNGSNLSLGKKKLKQILWGLMLVLSVTIYGSHAPLIYLCKVNGEIPFSSSAVVLLIELSKFVISLVFFLIQDRKSLKASLSWRLAAPYAVPAVLYGANNNLVVYIQHFMDPSSFQVLSNLKIVSTAMLYSLFLRQRLSVHRWFSVFLLLAAGVFYSYGGIKDMEKVSSDTNLYVTLPGLLLMLAYCLISGLSAAYTEMTLKTQKIPLNMQNLYLYSFGIIINFTAHLTNSQYGDFFDGFSVWVWVIILSQALNGLIMSLVMKHSNNITRLFIISFSMLGNGLLSFILFQLQLTALFFLAVLLIGLAVYMYYGMK from the coding sequence ATGTATTCCATTAACGTTGAACCTAATGGGTCGAACCTTTCTCTGGGTAAGAAAAAACTGAAACAGATATTATGGGGACTGATGTTAGTCCTGTCTGTTACCATTTATGGTTCTCATGCGCCTCTTATTTACCTCTGCAAAGTCAATGGTGAGATTCCCTTCAGTTCATCGGCTGTTGTTCTCCTAATTGAATTGAGCAAGTTTGTAATCTCCCTGGTATTCTTCCTCATTCAGGATCGGAAATCCCTGAAAGCCTCTCTCTCATGGCGTTTAGCAGCGCCTTATGCAGTGCCTGCTGTTCTATATGGAGCAAATAACAATTTAGTGGTTTACATTCAGCACTTTATGGATCCTTCTAGCTTCCAAGTGTTGAGTAACCTGAAGATTGTCAGTACAGCCATGTTGTACAGTTTATTCCTGCGCCAGAGGTTGTCCGTCCACAGATGGTTTTCTGTCTTCTTGCTTTTGGCTGCTGGAGTATTCTACAGCTATGGTGGAATCAAAGATATGGAAAAGGTGTCTTCAGACACAAATCTGTATGTCACGCTTCCAGGCTTGCTATTAATGCTTGCTTATTGCCTTATCTCTGGACTGTCTGCTGCTTACACAGAAATGACTTTAAAGACTCAGAAGATACCATTGAACATGCAGaatctttatttatattcttttggCATAATTATAAACTTTACAGCACACCTGACCAACAGTCaatatggtgacttttttgatGGCTTTTCTGTTTGGGTTTGGGTGATTATCCTGAGCCAGGCGCTTAATGGCTTGATTATGTCTCTTGTAATGAAACACAGTAATAACATCACCAGACTTTTCATCATTTCTTTCTCCATGCTGGGAAATGGGCTTCTGTCTTTCATTTTGTTCCAGCTGCAGCTCACAGCACTCTTTTTCTTGGCAGTTCTCCTCATTGGCCTTGCTGTCTACATGTATTATGGCATGAAGTAA